In Chitinophaga varians, the following are encoded in one genomic region:
- a CDS encoding DoxX family protein, translated as MNTLLWIAQGLLTAFFGYSGIMKSTQKRDKLVQIGQTGVASLSYPVIRLIGITEILGAIGVIIPVAIGILPLLTSFSALGFAVIMMMAAPIHYKRGEYAAMAFNIFLLLLSLGVMVLRFTKH; from the coding sequence ATGAACACGCTTTTATGGATCGCACAAGGCTTACTGACAGCCTTTTTCGGCTATTCCGGCATTATGAAATCCACCCAAAAAAGAGACAAACTGGTACAGATAGGTCAAACGGGGGTGGCCAGCTTATCCTATCCGGTTATCCGGCTTATTGGCATTACGGAAATATTGGGCGCGATTGGTGTCATCATCCCCGTAGCCATTGGTATACTGCCATTGCTGACTTCTTTTTCCGCCCTGGGTTTTGCAGTGATCATGATGATGGCTGCCCCCATACACTACAAACGCGGCGAATACGCTGCCATGGCTTTTAACATATTCCTGCTGCTACTATCACTGGGAGTGATGGTACTACGTTTTACAAAGCACTGA
- a CDS encoding Crp/Fnr family transcriptional regulator, giving the protein MQAPIYDPHMNDFFDVIKTFITLSADSKLAMAGILKKASFPKGHHLLNAGSVCRHVYFIEKGLTRTYYTKDGKDVTDWISVEKTFATSIVSFITGLPDIRSIELLEPTVLWTIGHDDLQRLYDENHEIERFGRLLVSYGLVQMQQRFDDLHFATARERYRKLMEQTPSIVQRVPLGMVASYLGITPETLSRIRADYTI; this is encoded by the coding sequence ATGCAAGCTCCGATTTACGATCCGCACATGAATGATTTTTTTGATGTGATCAAAACGTTCATCACGCTTTCCGCCGACAGCAAACTGGCCATGGCAGGCATCCTTAAAAAGGCTTCTTTTCCCAAGGGCCACCATCTGCTGAACGCTGGATCGGTATGCCGGCATGTGTATTTCATAGAAAAAGGGCTTACCAGGACCTACTACACAAAAGATGGAAAGGATGTAACCGACTGGATCAGTGTAGAAAAAACCTTCGCCACATCTATCGTCAGTTTTATTACCGGTTTGCCGGACATACGCAGTATAGAACTGCTGGAACCAACGGTATTATGGACCATTGGTCATGATGATCTGCAAAGATTATATGATGAAAACCATGAAATAGAGCGTTTCGGGCGATTGTTGGTAAGCTACGGGCTGGTACAAATGCAACAACGTTTTGACGATCTCCACTTTGCCACCGCCCGGGAGCGCTACCGGAAACTGATGGAACAAACACCCTCCATTGTACAGCGGGTGCCACTAGGGATGGTGGCTTCCTACCTGGGCATTACACCAGAGACATTGAGCCGTATCCGTGCGGATTATACTATTTGA
- a CDS encoding GNAT family N-acetyltransferase produces the protein MEFTIRNLYQEDFEQWLALWEGYNEFYGRGGDKMLDPLISRTTWTRFFDVYEPVHALVAETNGRLIGLSHFLYHRSTITVEPSCYLQDLFVSQEYRGSGVARKLIEAVYNVAKENGCSRVYWQTQETNHTARRLYDKLAERSGFIVYRKLL, from the coding sequence ATGGAATTTACTATACGAAACCTGTATCAGGAAGATTTTGAACAATGGCTTGCCTTGTGGGAAGGCTATAATGAATTTTATGGGCGAGGGGGAGATAAAATGCTGGACCCGCTGATTTCCCGGACTACATGGACCCGTTTTTTTGATGTTTATGAGCCGGTCCATGCCCTGGTTGCGGAGACTAATGGAAGGCTTATAGGGCTTTCGCACTTCCTTTATCATCGCAGTACTATAACTGTAGAACCAAGCTGCTATCTGCAGGATTTATTTGTATCGCAGGAATACCGGGGGAGTGGCGTTGCCCGAAAACTCATTGAAGCGGTGTATAACGTTGCTAAGGAAAACGGGTGTTCCAGGGTCTATTGGCAAACACAGGAAACAAACCATACGGCGAGGCGGTTGTATGATAAATTGGCGGAACGGTCGGGCTTTATAGTGTATCGTAAGCTGCTATGA
- a CDS encoding DUF5946 family protein: MERKITIEELWKQKFYDCLAIEFSIPAYFEVHHLLVITYMLQADGYSPAYFPEAVKLLEGFLYEGVSPKQWIKTNQSSAGGIENRQQRNLDRFDWETDILSIRTEDATSYCQDVRNWAENVLRIIKITNSKV; this comes from the coding sequence ATGGAAAGAAAGATCACCATAGAAGAATTGTGGAAACAAAAGTTTTATGATTGCCTCGCAATTGAATTTTCCATTCCAGCCTATTTTGAAGTGCATCATTTGCTTGTCATCACCTATATGTTGCAGGCAGATGGTTACAGTCCTGCGTATTTTCCCGAAGCAGTCAAATTACTGGAAGGTTTTCTTTATGAAGGAGTATCTCCGAAACAGTGGATTAAAACGAATCAAAGCTCCGCCGGCGGCATTGAAAACAGGCAGCAAAGAAATTTGGACCGGTTTGACTGGGAAACAGATATACTGAGTATAAGAACGGAGGATGCCACCTCTTACTGTCAGGATGTTCGAAATTGGGCTGAGAATGTTTTACGAATAATAAAAATAACAAACTCAAAAGTATAA
- a CDS encoding DUF6340 family protein, translated as MPTKTHLLLITLAAATFVSCKATTELVYLNVLKPAPVTIPAYVKSAGVVNRTTINPQNKAIDVVDRIFSLEGAQLDKEGAQSSVGGLADELRKNNRFNEVKALGELDLTTNAPGLFSAPLSWETVDKICREYQVDALFSLELFDTDSKISYAAIPVSLKTPFGNVPGIEHRASMLTSVKTGWRIYDPAGRNILDEFALNRDLTFSGRGINPVAAAGALINRKEAVKTVGIQAGQNYGMRIIPYRTRVTRDYYVKGTDNFRIARRKAQTGNWDGAAVLWKKETTNPDRTVAGRACYNMAIICEINGELDLAIKWSQKAYEEYNNRLALNYIRLLKNRKAGNEVLKQQEVE; from the coding sequence ATGCCTACAAAAACACACCTGCTGCTCATCACGCTGGCAGCCGCTACCTTCGTTTCCTGCAAAGCTACTACCGAGCTGGTTTACCTTAACGTATTGAAGCCTGCGCCCGTAACCATACCGGCTTATGTGAAATCTGCCGGTGTAGTGAACAGGACCACCATTAACCCGCAAAACAAAGCAATAGATGTCGTAGACAGGATATTTAGCCTGGAAGGAGCACAGCTGGACAAAGAAGGGGCACAGAGCAGCGTAGGCGGACTGGCAGACGAACTACGGAAGAACAACCGTTTCAATGAGGTAAAAGCGCTGGGTGAGCTGGACTTGACCACCAATGCACCAGGACTTTTTTCTGCGCCGCTTTCCTGGGAAACCGTAGATAAAATATGCCGGGAATATCAGGTGGACGCCCTCTTTTCCCTGGAGCTGTTTGATACCGACTCGAAGATCAGCTATGCGGCCATTCCGGTTTCTTTGAAAACACCGTTCGGTAATGTACCTGGTATAGAGCACCGGGCCAGTATGCTGACCAGCGTAAAAACGGGCTGGCGCATCTATGATCCCGCCGGCAGGAATATTTTGGATGAATTCGCTCTTAACAGGGACCTTACATTCTCCGGCAGAGGCATTAACCCCGTGGCAGCTGCGGGGGCGCTGATCAACCGTAAAGAGGCGGTAAAAACAGTGGGCATACAGGCGGGACAAAATTATGGCATGCGAATTATCCCTTATCGGACAAGGGTGACCCGGGATTACTATGTGAAAGGCACTGATAATTTCAGGATAGCCCGGCGTAAAGCACAAACCGGTAACTGGGACGGCGCAGCAGTGCTGTGGAAAAAAGAAACTACAAACCCTGACCGCACGGTAGCCGGTAGGGCATGCTATAATATGGCTATCATCTGTGAGATCAACGGGGAACTGGACCTGGCGATTAAATGGTCGCAGAAGGCTTACGAGGAATATAATAACCGGCTTGCGCTGAACTATATCCGGTTGCTGAAGAACCGGAAGGCCGGCAATGAAGTGCTGAAGCAGCAGGAGGTGGAGTAG